One genomic region from Rosa rugosa chromosome 1, drRosRugo1.1, whole genome shotgun sequence encodes:
- the LOC133724634 gene encoding pentatricopeptide repeat-containing protein At2g28050-like, which yields MSIHNVLRTLKTVKVRTQVPFQEFFEIISAIPSPSAAPKPLNPTTISLLSKLNPNSLHLILSEPTLSASKCLVFFNFLLKNQSFISFKVDLQAHLTLICRLIRARKITHAEQVFKSISVDQNSRYPFRAIASCVEMCCLEPVVEAKLFNLMLKVYSDIKNFDGGLEAFDYIKSIGIRIDERTYNFFAVAMNRAGEVEKGIDFLYRLLYSGTGVSVYSLTAVVEGMCRNGEIRRSRELVQEMASRGIKPNIITFNIMVEACAKRWNFSELDLILPLMEKEGVAFDVKTYEFLIDGFTSSGKVEEAERLVGEMHDKGLKVKTHVYNLIINSYCRKGFLESALSLFSKMAERSIFQNADTYWFLINGICKVGEMGLAMQYVNEMQNKGFELDNLDCNILADDFRSKGMTNELFELQALMEKKSSKANGFKQKKNGYDLTRKQPAVHNN from the coding sequence ATGTCGATCCACAACGTCCTCCGAACCCTGAAAACTGTGAAAGTAAGAACCCAAGTACCCTTTCAAGAATTCTTTGAAATAATATCTGCAATCCCAAGTCCCTCAGCTGCTCCTAAACCCTTGAATCCCACCACCATTTCCCTCCTCTCCAAGCTCAACCCCAACTCTCTGCACCTCATCCTCTCAGAACCCACACTCAGCGCCTCGAAATGCCTTGTCTTCTTCAACTTCCTCCTCAAAAACCAGTCCTTTATCTCATTCAAAGTTGACCTCCAAGCCCACTTGACTCTCATTTGCAGGCTTATCAGGGCAAGAAAGATCACACATGCCGAGCAAGTTTTCAAGTCCATCTCGGTTGATCAAAATTCCAGGTACCCATTTCGTGCCATTGCTTCTTGTGTTGAAATGTGTTGTCTTGAACCTGTGGTTGAAGCCAAGTTGTTCAATTTGATGCTTAAAGTTTACTCTGATATCAAAAATTTCGATGGAGGTTTGGAGGCTTTTGATTACATCAAGAGTATTGGGATTCGGATAGATGAGAGGACATATAATTTTTTTGCGGTTGCTATGAACAGAGCTGGTGAGGTGGAAAAGGGTATAGATTTCTTGTATAGATTGTTATATTCGGGCACTGGGGTCTCTGTGTATTCTTTGACAGCTGTGGTGGAGGGGATGTGTAGGAATGGAGAGATTAGAAGGAGTAGAGAGTTGGTGCAGGAAATGGCTAGTAGAGGAATTAAACCCAATATCATCACATTCAATATTATGGTGGAAGCTTGTGCTAAGAGATGGAACTTTTCGGAGTTGGATTTGATTTTGCCTTTGATGGAAAAGGAAGGAGTTGCGTTTGATGTCAAGACATATGAATTCTTGATCGATGGCTTCACGAGCTCCGGGAAGGTAGAAGAAGCCGAAAGATTGGTTGGGGAGATGCATGACAAGGGATTGAAAGTAAAAACTCATGTATACAATTTGATAATAAATAGCTATTGTAGAAAAGGTTTTCTGGAAAGTgctctttctttgttttccaAGATGGCTGAGAGAAGTATATTCCAGAATGCTGATACATACTGGTTTCTAATAAATGGTATTTGCAAGGTTGGAGAGATGGGGCTGGCAATGCAATATGTTAATGAGATGCAGAACAAGGGATTTGAATTAGACAATCTTGACTGCAACATCTTGGCTGATGATTTTCGCAGCAAAGGGATGACCAACGAGCTTTTTGAGTTACAGGCGTTGATGGAGAAAAAAAGTTCTAAAGCTAATGGGTTTAAACAGAAGAAAAATGGATATGACTTGACGAGGAAGCAGCCAGCTGTACATAATAATTAA